The Armatimonadota bacterium genome has a segment encoding these proteins:
- the purR gene encoding pur operon repressor produces MPREAEFRQAMGTVRERAAGSPRLRRGERMLYVAHLLRSEPYKVHSLNVFMQLLGVAKSTVSEDIAALRVAFQRFGLGRIETLAGAAGGVRYVPERDPRRIRVVAEELSAKLSTPHRLLPGGFLYTTDLLSTPSIVEQVGEAFATYFGDRRPDVVLTMEVKGIPVAFMTARAFNVPLVTIRRAGRVTEGPAVTVNYLSGSSRMVQQMSLPLRAIREGQRVLFVDDFLRGGGTVRGMYDLMREFRAEVVGVGVFIASREPREKLVEDYFALLVFEGTDERGGPVVRPSDAVLALPA; encoded by the coding sequence ATGCCCAGGGAAGCGGAGTTCCGACAGGCGATGGGCACCGTGCGGGAGCGCGCGGCGGGCTCCCCCCGCCTGCGCCGGGGAGAGCGCATGCTGTACGTCGCGCACCTGCTGCGCTCAGAGCCCTACAAGGTGCACTCCTTGAACGTGTTCATGCAGCTGCTGGGGGTGGCGAAGTCCACCGTCAGTGAGGACATCGCGGCCCTGCGGGTGGCTTTTCAACGGTTTGGGCTAGGTCGGATCGAGACCCTGGCGGGAGCCGCGGGAGGCGTGCGCTACGTTCCGGAACGGGATCCGCGCCGCATCCGGGTGGTCGCAGAGGAGCTGAGTGCCAAGCTGAGTACCCCGCACCGCCTGCTGCCCGGCGGATTCCTCTACACCACGGATCTCCTCTCCACACCCTCCATCGTGGAACAGGTGGGGGAGGCGTTCGCCACGTACTTCGGCGATCGTCGGCCCGATGTGGTCCTGACCATGGAGGTCAAGGGGATCCCCGTGGCTTTCATGACCGCCCGGGCCTTCAACGTCCCCCTCGTGACCATCCGACGGGCGGGTCGCGTCACGGAAGGTCCCGCGGTGACCGTGAACTACCTTTCCGGGTCGTCCCGAATGGTCCAGCAGATGAGTCTTCCCCTCCGGGCTATCCGGGAGGGCCAACGGGTCCTGTTCGTGGACGACTTCCTACGGGGAGGTGGGACGGTTCGGGGGATGTACGACCTCATGCGGGAGTTCCGGGCGGAGGTGGTCGGGGTAGGGGTGTTCATCGCCTCCCGGGAACCGCGGGAGAAGCTGGTGGAGGATTACTTTGCCCTCCTGGTGTTCGAGGGCACGGACGAGCGAGGCGGACCGGTGGTCCGACCAAGCGACGCGGTGCTCGCCCTCCCCGCCTGA
- the rsfS gene encoding ribosome silencing factor → MDARERALLAAHAAEEHRAEAVAVLDLRGQTLVADYFVICTGQTAVQIRAITEAVEEAMRAAGARLRHREGTEHARWVLLDYGDVVVHIFGPEERKYYRLERLWGEARVVRFGVPSA, encoded by the coding sequence TTGGACGCACGGGAGCGCGCATTGCTTGCCGCGCACGCGGCGGAGGAGCATAGGGCGGAGGCGGTAGCGGTACTGGATCTGCGGGGGCAGACCCTCGTCGCGGACTACTTCGTCATCTGCACGGGCCAGACCGCGGTGCAGATCCGGGCCATCACGGAGGCGGTGGAGGAAGCCATGCGGGCCGCGGGTGCGCGCCTGCGGCATCGGGAGGGCACGGAGCACGCCCGCTGGGTGCTGCTGGACTACGGGGACGTGGTGGTGCACATCTTCGGACCCGAGGAGCGGAAGTACTACCGGCTCGAGCGCCTGTGGGGGGAGGCCCGGGTGGTGCGGTTCGGGGTCCCCTCCGCCTGA
- a CDS encoding nucleotidyltransferase family protein — protein MRVDAVVLAGGGGEEGLPEGLPNKAFLPVAGIPMVERVMRVVRATPQVGRIVLVAPHLPEAVRDLCDLWIPDTQDLLGNALAGLRALSPAPWVLLVASDLPLLTPQAISEFLEGCREGQAEVYYPVIPRAVVEAAFPGLRKTYVRMAEGVFTGGGMILVRPEILQRLEPVIRQVVEVRKNPARLAGLFGPQYVVKYALGRLRITDLEERVQAITGIRGKAVVCHRPELAVDVDLNRPETLRRIGQVLGAQDG, from the coding sequence GTGAGGGTAGACGCGGTGGTCCTGGCAGGGGGCGGGGGGGAGGAGGGCCTGCCGGAGGGTCTGCCCAACAAAGCGTTCCTGCCCGTTGCGGGGATCCCCATGGTGGAGCGGGTGATGCGGGTGGTGCGGGCCACCCCTCAGGTGGGACGTATCGTCCTCGTGGCCCCCCATCTCCCGGAGGCCGTGCGGGATCTGTGCGACCTCTGGATCCCGGACACCCAGGACCTCCTGGGGAATGCCTTGGCGGGGCTCAGGGCCTTGAGCCCGGCTCCCTGGGTTCTTCTCGTAGCCTCGGACCTCCCACTCCTCACCCCTCAGGCCATCTCCGAGTTCCTCGAGGGATGCCGCGAAGGGCAGGCGGAGGTGTACTACCCCGTCATTCCCCGCGCGGTGGTGGAGGCCGCGTTTCCCGGGCTCCGCAAGACCTATGTGCGCATGGCGGAGGGGGTGTTCACGGGCGGGGGGATGATCCTCGTGCGTCCCGAGATCCTCCAACGCCTGGAGCCCGTGATCCGGCAGGTGGTGGAGGTCCGGAAGAATCCGGCCCGGCTGGCAGGCCTGTTTGGCCCGCAGTATGTGGTGAAGTACGCGCTCGGGCGACTCCGCATCACGGATCTGGAGGAGCGGGTCCAGGCAATTACGGGGATCCGGGGCAAGGCGGTGGTCTGTCATCGGCCGGAGCTGGCGGTAGACGTGGACCTGAACCGACCGGAGACCCTGCGCCGGATCGGGCAGGTTCTCGGGGCCCAGGACGGGTAA
- the proC gene encoding pyrroline-5-carboxylate reductase has product MLERYTLGFVGAGNMAEALLVGLLGTERVSPERVWVANRSNRERLHALAARYGVRTARTHAELCARADVLVLAVKPKDAPEALQELAEYVAPRHVLISVVTGLTLQTLEHAFPGVPVVRTMPNTPTAIRQGVTAFTLGRCAGEEEARLTRELFGAVGKVVEVPEDLMDAVTGLSGSGPAYVFFLVESLIEGGIRAGLDPQIARDLVIQTVFGAACMLRDTGEDPVELRRRVTSPGGTTMAGVGALEERGVRGAVVEAVQRAVRRAQELRR; this is encoded by the coding sequence ATGCTGGAACGCTACACCCTCGGGTTTGTGGGCGCCGGCAACATGGCGGAGGCACTCCTCGTGGGTCTGTTGGGTACGGAGCGCGTGTCCCCGGAGCGTGTCTGGGTGGCGAACCGATCCAACCGGGAACGGCTGCATGCCCTGGCGGCCCGCTATGGGGTCCGCACGGCACGGACCCACGCCGAGCTGTGTGCCCGTGCAGATGTGCTGGTGCTGGCCGTAAAGCCCAAGGATGCCCCAGAAGCCCTCCAGGAGCTGGCGGAGTACGTAGCTCCCCGTCACGTGCTGATCTCCGTGGTAACCGGTCTTACCCTCCAGACCCTGGAACACGCCTTTCCAGGTGTTCCCGTGGTGCGGACCATGCCCAACACCCCCACCGCCATCCGCCAGGGGGTTACGGCCTTTACCCTAGGGCGCTGCGCGGGGGAGGAGGAGGCGCGCCTCACCCGGGAGCTGTTCGGCGCGGTGGGGAAGGTGGTGGAAGTGCCGGAGGACCTCATGGACGCGGTTACCGGGCTTTCCGGGAGCGGTCCCGCGTACGTCTTCTTCCTCGTGGAGAGCCTCATCGAGGGCGGAATCCGGGCGGGGTTGGATCCCCAGATCGCCCGGGACCTCGTGATTCAGACCGTATTCGGGGCCGCCTGTATGCTCCGGGATACGGGGGAAGACCCCGTGGAGCTGCGCCGACGGGTCACCTCCCCCGGAGGGACCACCATGGCCGGGGTGGGTGCGTTGGAGGAGCGGGGCGTCCGGGGTGCGGTGGTGGAGGCGGTTCAGCGGGCCGTCCGGCGGGCCCAGGAGCTGCGGAGGTAA
- the rpmA gene encoding 50S ribosomal protein L27, translated as MAQKKAGGSSRNGRDSPGQRLGVKRFAGQYVTAGSILVRQRGTRFWPGRNVGVGRDDTLFALVDGVVVFEPRGRDRRQISVLPVSPA; from the coding sequence ATGGCGCAGAAGAAAGCGGGCGGGAGCAGCCGGAACGGCCGCGACAGCCCAGGACAGCGTCTGGGTGTGAAGCGGTTCGCAGGGCAGTACGTGACCGCGGGGAGCATCCTCGTGCGCCAGCGGGGAACCCGGTTCTGGCCCGGCCGGAACGTCGGCGTCGGGCGGGATGATACCCTGTTTGCCCTCGTGGACGGGGTGGTGGTCTTCGAACCCAGAGGTCGGGACCGCCGCCAGATCAGCGTTCTTCCCGTTTCCCCCGCATGA
- the pheA gene encoding prephenate dehydratase: MRRVAFQGEAGAYSEEAALRHFGQVETVPRRTLQEVFESVAGGACEAGIVPVENSEAGSINETYDLLLEFHDRLVITGEISLRIAHCLLGVPGARLEGIRRVYSHPQALAQCEAFLRKLGVEPIPTYDTAGSARLVAARGEVEEAAIASRRAAELYGLCVLAEDIHNNPLNTTRFLSIAPEPAPRRDPSKTSVVFATEHRPGALYRALGALAGEELNLTKLESRPARGAVWEYVFYVDFEGHVDDPRVQRALQRLEEHCRWAIVLGSYPASP, translated from the coding sequence ATGCGAAGGGTGGCCTTCCAGGGAGAAGCGGGCGCCTACAGCGAGGAAGCGGCCCTTCGGCATTTCGGGCAGGTCGAGACCGTACCCCGCCGTACCCTGCAGGAGGTCTTTGAGAGCGTGGCAGGCGGGGCGTGCGAGGCTGGGATCGTGCCCGTGGAGAACTCGGAGGCGGGCAGCATCAACGAGACCTACGACCTCCTCCTGGAGTTCCACGACCGGCTCGTCATCACGGGGGAGATTTCCCTCCGCATCGCGCACTGCCTGCTGGGGGTGCCCGGTGCGCGCCTCGAGGGGATCCGCAGGGTCTACAGCCACCCGCAGGCCCTGGCGCAGTGCGAAGCCTTCCTGCGGAAATTAGGGGTCGAGCCCATCCCCACCTACGATACCGCGGGCTCCGCCCGGCTGGTGGCCGCCCGGGGGGAGGTAGAGGAGGCCGCCATCGCGAGCCGCAGGGCCGCGGAACTGTACGGGCTTTGCGTCCTCGCGGAGGATATCCACAACAACCCCCTCAACACCACCCGCTTCCTCAGCATCGCCCCAGAACCCGCGCCTCGCCGGGATCCCAGCAAAACCTCCGTGGTGTTCGCCACGGAGCACCGGCCTGGAGCCCTCTACCGGGCCCTGGGAGCGCTCGCGGGGGAGGAATTGAATCTCACGAAGCTGGAGTCCCGGCCAGCCCGGGGGGCGGTGTGGGAGTACGTTTTCTACGTGGACTTCGAGGGACATGTGGACGATCCGCGGGTGCAGCGGGCCCTGCAGCGTCTGGAGGAGCACTGCCGGTGGGCGATCGTTCTGGGATCGTATCCCGCTTCCCCATGA
- the nadD gene encoding nicotinate-nucleotide adenylyltransferase, translated as MARYGIMGGTFDPIHLGHLVTAEEARFQLRLDLVIFVPNRCPPHKDPSEVTDPEHRYLMVVLATATHPHFCVSREEIDRPGPSYTVDTVRAFRHRYPHDELYYITGADAIGQILRGEWHRTEELLRMCEFIGASRPGYSIDTEVWQSSDIAREYRHRIHLLEIPALAISSTEIRRRVREGRTIRYLVPEGVEQYILKHGLYSRTERRG; from the coding sequence ATGGCGCGGTACGGGATCATGGGGGGGACCTTTGATCCCATCCATCTGGGGCACTTGGTGACCGCGGAGGAGGCCCGGTTCCAGCTCCGGCTGGATCTCGTGATCTTTGTCCCCAACCGCTGCCCACCCCACAAGGACCCCTCCGAGGTGACGGACCCCGAACACCGCTACCTCATGGTGGTCCTCGCCACCGCCACGCACCCGCACTTCTGCGTCTCCCGGGAGGAGATCGATCGGCCCGGGCCCTCATACACGGTGGATACCGTCCGGGCCTTCCGGCACCGTTACCCGCACGACGAGCTGTACTACATCACAGGCGCGGACGCCATCGGGCAGATCCTGCGGGGAGAGTGGCATCGGACCGAGGAGCTGCTGCGCATGTGCGAGTTCATCGGGGCCTCTAGGCCCGGCTATAGCATCGATACGGAGGTGTGGCAGTCCAGCGACATCGCCCGGGAGTACCGGCACCGGATTCACCTCCTGGAGATCCCGGCCCTCGCCATCTCCTCCACGGAGATCCGCAGGCGGGTTCGGGAGGGCCGCACCATCCGGTACCTGGTACCGGAGGGAGTGGAGCAGTACATCCTCAAGCACGGACTCTACAGCCGGACCGAGAGGAGGGGATAG
- the obgE gene encoding GTPase ObgE — MFLDQARIFVRAGDGGAGCVSFRREKYVPKGGPDGGDGGKGGDVILRADEGLHTLVDFRYRRVFRAKRGEHGQGGNRTGRSAPDLIIPVPPGTVVRDARTGEVLADLVRHGQEVVVARGGRGGRGNARFVTPTRRAPRFAEPGEKGEERVLDLELRVLADVGFVGFPNAGKSTLLARISAARPKIADYPFTTLHPHLGVVRIREGASFVAADLPGLIKGAHRGAGLGHQFLRHVLRTRLLLFVLDLAAEDPLGAYEVLRAELRAYDSRLEERPCAVALNKIDLPEARGRLEQARAAFAERGIPAYPISALTGEGIPLLLQALYAQLRKIRREEESGASSGNAPPGPQRAVLGG; from the coding sequence ATGTTCCTCGACCAGGCGCGCATTTTCGTAAGGGCGGGAGACGGCGGGGCGGGCTGCGTGAGCTTCCGCCGGGAGAAGTACGTGCCCAAGGGTGGCCCCGACGGGGGGGATGGGGGCAAGGGAGGGGACGTGATCCTGCGGGCGGATGAGGGCCTTCACACCCTGGTGGACTTCCGGTACCGCCGGGTCTTCCGGGCAAAGCGGGGCGAGCACGGGCAGGGAGGGAACAGGACCGGCAGGTCTGCCCCAGACCTTATCATCCCTGTTCCCCCGGGGACGGTGGTGCGCGATGCCCGCACGGGCGAGGTGCTCGCGGACCTTGTGCGTCACGGCCAGGAAGTGGTGGTGGCCCGGGGGGGGCGCGGGGGGCGCGGCAACGCCCGTTTCGTCACCCCCACCCGTCGGGCACCCCGGTTCGCGGAGCCGGGGGAGAAGGGGGAGGAGCGGGTGCTGGACCTCGAGCTGCGGGTCCTGGCGGACGTGGGGTTTGTGGGCTTCCCCAATGCGGGCAAGTCCACGCTCCTCGCCCGCATCTCCGCGGCCAGACCCAAGATCGCGGACTACCCCTTCACCACCCTTCATCCCCACCTGGGGGTGGTCCGGATCAGGGAGGGCGCCAGCTTCGTGGCCGCGGATCTCCCCGGTCTCATCAAGGGGGCGCATCGGGGGGCGGGACTAGGCCATCAGTTCCTCCGCCATGTCTTGCGCACCCGCCTCCTGCTGTTCGTCCTGGACCTGGCCGCGGAGGACCCCCTGGGCGCCTACGAGGTGCTGCGGGCGGAGCTGCGGGCCTACGATTCCAGGCTCGAAGAGCGGCCGTGTGCGGTGGCCCTGAACAAAATCGACCTCCCGGAGGCCCGGGGACGGCTGGAGCAGGCCCGGGCGGCGTTCGCGGAGCGGGGAATTCCCGCCTATCCCATCTCCGCCCTCACGGGCGAGGGGATTCCGCTCCTGCTGCAGGCCCTGTATGCCCAGCTCCGGAAGATCCGGAGGGAGGAGGAATCCGGGGCCTCCAGCGGGAACGCTCCCCCGGGACCGCAGAGGGCAGTCCTAGGAGGGTAG
- the rplU gene encoding 50S ribosomal protein L21, translated as MYAVIESGGKQIRVREGEVVRLEKLGGREGDEVILDRVLLVSQGETVVGIPFVEGARVVGRIVEQGRFPKILVFKFKPKVRYRRRLGHRQPYTAVRIERIECGR; from the coding sequence GTGTACGCGGTGATCGAGTCCGGTGGTAAGCAGATCCGGGTCCGTGAAGGGGAGGTGGTCCGCCTGGAGAAGCTGGGCGGACGGGAAGGGGATGAAGTGATTCTGGACCGGGTGCTGCTGGTCTCCCAGGGGGAGACGGTGGTGGGGATCCCCTTCGTAGAGGGGGCCCGGGTGGTAGGCCGGATCGTAGAGCAGGGCAGGTTTCCCAAGATCCTCGTGTTCAAGTTCAAGCCTAAGGTCCGGTACCGCCGTCGGCTCGGACACCGTCAGCCGTATACCGCGGTGCGCATCGAGCGCATCGAGTGTGGGAGGTGA